The following proteins are encoded in a genomic region of Streptococcus constellatus subsp. constellatus:
- a CDS encoding TIGR01212 family radical SAM protein (This family includes YhcC from E. coli K-12, an uncharacterized radical SAM protein.) — MKVMKPYNSLNAYYRKLFGEKTFKVPIDAGFDCPNRDGTVAHGGCTFCTVSGSGDAIVAPEAPIREQFYKEIAFMHRKWPEVKKYLVYFQNFTNTHDKVEVIRERYEQAINEPGVVGINIGTRPDCLPDETIAYLAELSERMHVTVELGLQTTYETTSQLINRAHSYELYVETVQRLRKFPKIEIVSHLINGLPGESHEMMIENVRRCVTDNDIQGIKLHLLHLMTNTRMQRDYHEGRLQLLSQDEYVAIICDQLEIIPEHIVIHRITGDAPRDMLIGPMWSLKKWEVLNAIEQEMKRRGSVQGCRAKEQRYTC; from the coding sequence ATGAAAGTTATGAAACCTTATAATTCTTTGAATGCTTATTATCGAAAACTATTTGGAGAGAAGACTTTTAAAGTTCCGATTGATGCGGGATTTGATTGTCCCAATCGAGATGGAACGGTTGCTCACGGTGGCTGTACTTTTTGTACGGTGTCAGGTTCTGGTGATGCGATTGTAGCTCCTGAAGCACCGATTCGTGAACAATTTTATAAAGAAATTGCCTTCATGCATCGAAAGTGGCCTGAAGTCAAAAAATATCTAGTTTATTTTCAAAATTTCACCAATACCCACGATAAGGTAGAAGTTATTCGTGAGCGTTATGAACAGGCCATCAATGAGCCAGGGGTTGTAGGTATCAATATCGGTACCAGACCAGATTGCCTGCCTGATGAGACGATTGCCTATCTAGCAGAATTATCTGAACGTATGCATGTGACGGTAGAGTTGGGCCTGCAGACGACTTATGAAACTACTTCGCAATTGATTAACCGCGCACATTCATATGAATTATACGTTGAAACGGTTCAACGGCTGCGGAAATTTCCAAAAATCGAGATAGTTTCCCACTTAATCAATGGTTTGCCTGGTGAAAGCCATGAGATGATGATAGAAAATGTTCGCCGCTGTGTGACAGACAATGATATTCAGGGGATTAAATTACATCTTTTGCATTTAATGACTAACACACGGATGCAACGAGATTATCATGAAGGACGCTTGCAGTTGCTTAGCCAAGATGAGTATGTTGCTATTATCTGTGATCAATTAGAAATAATCCCTGAACATATCGTCATTCATCGAATTACAGGAGATGCGCCACGGGACATGCTCATTGGACCCATGTGGAGTCTCAAAAAGTGGGAAGTGCTAAATGCGATTGAGCAAGAAATGAAACGTCGTGGTAGCGTGCAAGGTTGTAGGGCAAAGGAGCAAAGATATACATGTTGA
- a CDS encoding MGMT family protein → MRKVLNDKLVHQILSVVSCIPLGSVATYGQIAQLIGRERNARLVGRVLSQAGLYGKYPCHRVVNSAGRLAPAWEEQRHLLWAEGVTFKTNGCVDLKKHQWRPTDISKV, encoded by the coding sequence ATGCGAAAAGTGTTAAATGACAAGTTAGTACATCAAATTTTATCAGTTGTGTCCTGTATTCCCTTAGGAAGCGTAGCGACATATGGGCAAATTGCGCAGTTGATTGGGCGAGAAAGAAATGCTCGTTTGGTAGGTCGCGTCCTGTCTCAGGCTGGACTTTATGGGAAGTATCCTTGCCATCGTGTGGTTAATTCCGCAGGACGCTTAGCGCCAGCGTGGGAGGAGCAGAGACATCTCCTTTGGGCCGAAGGAGTGACTTTTAAAACGAATGGCTGTGTGGATTTAAAAAAACACCAATGGAGGCCAACGGATATTAGTAAAGTGTAA
- a CDS encoding phosphatase PAP2 family protein yields the protein MKNKQTFLTKGSFALLLFVILGYVVKFHPNYLKDFDSLIQITLRGDLPHTLTFFFSSVTSLINTPVIMTWVAVLAGFFLYKKWWSEAILLIGNLALTGLLVAFLKNIYQHSRPAIQHLVEEGGFSFPSGHALASTLIFGTLLIIVSQRIKSVQTKRILQSLMIVMIFIIMTSRVYLGVHYPTDVLGSFLLGLGILHVEFPYYDKLRFQWRFKGKQK from the coding sequence ATGAAAAATAAACAAACTTTTTTAACCAAGGGCTCTTTTGCCCTTTTACTTTTTGTGATTCTAGGCTATGTTGTCAAGTTTCATCCTAATTATTTAAAAGACTTTGATAGTCTAATTCAGATAACTTTACGTGGAGATTTGCCACATACTTTGACATTTTTCTTTTCTAGCGTAACGAGTCTGATTAATACGCCCGTTATTATGACCTGGGTCGCAGTTTTGGCTGGTTTTTTCCTTTATAAGAAATGGTGGAGTGAGGCTATTCTTTTAATTGGGAATCTTGCCTTGACGGGGCTTTTAGTTGCTTTTTTGAAAAATATCTATCAACATTCGCGTCCTGCTATTCAACATTTGGTAGAAGAAGGTGGATTTTCTTTTCCGAGTGGGCATGCCTTGGCTTCTACACTAATCTTTGGTACGCTGTTGATTATCGTTAGTCAACGAATAAAATCAGTGCAGACGAAGCGTATCTTGCAAAGTTTGATGATTGTGATGATTTTTATCATTATGACGTCACGTGTGTATCTGGGAGTACATTATCCGACAGATGTGTTGGGAAGCTTTCTCTTAGGCCTAGGAATTTTGCATGTTGAATTTCCTTATTATGATAAGTTGCGTTTTCAATGGCGTTTCAAAGGAAAACAAAAATAG
- a CDS encoding ECF transporter S component — protein MTHTRKMAIIAILSAISFLLMFFDFPILPGASFLKLDFSILPILLGLVVLNLRGALSILLVRSVLKLLLNNQGVNTYIGLPMNIIAVAVFVIAFALIWKKEQTIVRFLIASVVGTLGLTVAMLLLNYIYAIPLYATFANFDISKILGVANYLFAMVIPFNLLEGVVFAIAFWVINLLLKPILIKYEK, from the coding sequence ATGACACATACACGCAAAATGGCTATTATTGCCATTCTTTCAGCTATCTCATTTTTGCTGATGTTCTTTGATTTCCCGATTTTGCCGGGAGCCAGCTTTTTGAAGTTGGATTTTAGTATTTTACCAATTCTATTGGGATTAGTGGTACTGAATCTGAGAGGAGCTTTAAGCATTTTACTGGTTCGTTCAGTGCTCAAACTTCTACTGAACAACCAAGGGGTCAATACCTACATTGGTTTGCCGATGAATATCATTGCAGTTGCTGTTTTCGTAATCGCTTTTGCGCTTATTTGGAAAAAAGAACAGACAATCGTTCGTTTTCTGATTGCTTCTGTGGTGGGAACACTGGGATTGACTGTGGCAATGCTTCTTTTGAATTATATCTATGCAATTCCGCTATATGCAACGTTTGCTAATTTTGATATTTCAAAGATTCTTGGTGTAGCAAATTATCTGTTTGCGATGGTCATTCCATTTAATCTATTGGAAGGTGTAGTTTTTGCAATTGCCTTTTGGGTCATTAACTTGCTTTTAAAACCGATTTTAATTAAATATGAAAAATAA
- a CDS encoding tRNA (cytidine(34)-2'-O)-methyltransferase, producing the protein MICKNHIVLFEPQIPQNTGNIARTCAATNSPLHIILPMGFPIDDRKMKRAGLDYWDKLDITYYDNLEEFMSKMDGHLYLISKFAEKIYAAENFTIAGNHYFMFGREDKGLPEDFMRAHSEKALRIPMNDEHVRSLNLSNTVCMMVYEALRQQDFTGLDLVHEYEHDKLK; encoded by the coding sequence ATGATATGTAAAAACCACATTGTTCTTTTTGAACCGCAAATCCCACAGAATACGGGTAATATTGCTCGGACTTGCGCAGCAACGAATTCACCACTTCACATTATTTTACCAATGGGATTCCCGATTGATGATCGTAAGATGAAACGAGCAGGTTTGGACTATTGGGATAAGCTGGATATTACTTATTATGACAATTTAGAAGAGTTTATGAGTAAAATGGATGGACATCTCTATTTGATTTCTAAATTTGCGGAGAAGATTTATGCAGCAGAAAATTTTACAATCGCTGGAAATCATTATTTTATGTTTGGGCGTGAGGATAAAGGATTGCCAGAGGATTTTATGCGTGCTCATTCTGAAAAAGCCCTGCGTATTCCGATGAACGATGAGCATGTCAGAAGTCTGAATTTGTCAAATACAGTTTGTATGATGGTGTATGAAGCCCTGCGGCAGCAAGATTTTACAGGATTAGATCTAGTACACGAATACGAACATGACAAATTAAAATAA
- the trkA gene encoding Trk system potassium transporter TrkA, whose translation MKIIVVGGGKVGSALCRSLVAEKHDVILIEQNESVLNRITKRYDIMGIVGNGANFKILEQANVEHCDIFISMTEHDEVNMVSSVLAKKMGAKETIVRARNPEYSNSYFKEKNILGFSLIVNPELLAARYIANIIEFPNALSVEHFSNGRVSLMAFKVKQNSNLCQMTLSQFRKKFGNVLICAIERDNQLLIPDGEITILQNDIIYVTGNRVDVILFHNFVRPKVIKSLMLIGAGKIAYYLLNILKNSKIKLKVIEINSKHAEWFSQEFPHLHIVQGDGTAKDILLEESAQHYDAVATLTGVDEENIISSMFLESMGVQKNITKVNRTSLLEIIDSQEFSSIVTPKRIAVDTIMHFVRGRVNAQYSDLQAMHHLANGQLETLQFQIKEENKMTGRPLSSLKLKKGVLIAAIIRNGKPIFPTGEDYIQIGDQIIVTTLIQSITQIYDLLER comes from the coding sequence ATGAAAATTATTGTCGTTGGTGGCGGTAAGGTCGGATCTGCACTCTGCCGTTCACTTGTGGCTGAAAAACATGATGTGATTCTCATCGAGCAAAATGAGTCCGTACTCAATCGGATCACAAAACGTTATGATATTATGGGCATTGTGGGTAACGGTGCTAATTTTAAAATCTTAGAGCAGGCTAATGTAGAGCATTGTGATATTTTCATTTCCATGACAGAGCATGACGAAGTCAATATGGTGTCGTCTGTGCTGGCTAAAAAAATGGGGGCAAAAGAAACGATTGTCCGCGCTCGCAATCCAGAATATTCAAATTCTTATTTTAAAGAAAAAAATATCCTTGGTTTTTCACTTATTGTCAATCCTGAGCTACTAGCAGCCCGTTACATTGCCAATATCATCGAATTTCCTAACGCACTTTCTGTAGAACATTTTTCAAATGGACGTGTCAGTTTAATGGCATTTAAAGTCAAACAAAATAGTAATCTGTGTCAGATGACTTTATCTCAATTTCGGAAGAAATTTGGAAATGTCTTGATTTGTGCTATTGAACGTGATAATCAATTGCTCATTCCAGATGGTGAAATTACCATTTTGCAGAATGATATAATCTATGTCACTGGAAATCGGGTGGATGTTATTCTTTTCCATAATTTCGTTCGACCAAAAGTTATAAAAAGTTTGATGCTCATTGGAGCAGGGAAGATTGCTTATTACCTACTCAATATTCTAAAAAATAGCAAAATCAAACTGAAAGTGATTGAAATTAATTCAAAACATGCTGAATGGTTTAGTCAAGAATTTCCGCATTTACATATTGTTCAAGGTGATGGTACTGCAAAAGACATTTTACTAGAAGAAAGTGCTCAACACTATGATGCAGTTGCGACCCTGACTGGTGTAGACGAAGAAAATATCATTTCTTCTATGTTCCTTGAAAGCATGGGGGTTCAAAAAAATATCACGAAAGTCAATCGGACTAGTTTACTTGAAATCATTGACAGTCAGGAATTCTCAAGTATTGTGACGCCTAAGAGAATTGCAGTAGATACAATTATGCACTTTGTCCGCGGACGTGTGAATGCTCAGTATTCCGATTTGCAAGCTATGCACCACTTAGCTAATGGACAACTTGAAACCTTGCAATTTCAAATCAAGGAAGAAAATAAAATGACTGGAAGACCACTTTCTAGTTTGAAACTAAAGAAAGGTGTCTTAATTGCAGCCATTATCCGAAATGGAAAACCTATTTTCCCGACGGGTGAGGATTACATTCAAATAGGTGACCAAATCATTGTCACAACGCTCATTCAAAGTATCACACAAATATATGATTTGTTAGAGAGGTAA
- a CDS encoding TrkH family potassium uptake protein, which yields MNRNMIRFLLSKLLIIEAGLLLVPLIVAFIYREPHQNLLSISITIGILLVVGLLGSSFKPKNHHIYAKEGVLIVALCWILWSFFGALPFVFSGQIPHLIDAFFEISSGFTTTGASILPDVSVLSHSLLFWRSFTHLIGGMGVLVFALAIMENNKNSHLEVMRAEVPGPVFGKVVSKLKDTAQILYLLYLALFAIFVVIYYLAGMPLFDSFIIAMGTAGTGGFAVYNDGIAHYNSSLITYLVSFGVLIFGVNFNLYYFLLLRKFKAFFGDEELRTYLIIVISTTLLICLNVFHIYQNIAKTLEISLFQVANIITTTGFGLGDITSWPLFSQFILLILMCIGGSAGSTAGGLKIVRGLILVRIAKNQVLSTLSPKRVLTLHVNHSVIDKDTQHKILKYLVLYTMIIISLIFIVSLDNNNLMTVVSAVLSCFNNIGPMLGTTESFAIFSPISKFLLSLAMIAGRLEIYPMILLFMPQTWSKR from the coding sequence ATGAATAGAAATATGATTCGTTTCCTCCTCTCCAAGTTGTTAATCATTGAAGCTGGACTACTTCTAGTTCCACTCATTGTGGCTTTCATCTATCGCGAGCCTCATCAAAATTTACTTTCCATTAGCATCACAATTGGAATCCTCTTGGTGGTCGGACTTTTAGGCAGTTCTTTTAAGCCCAAAAATCATCATATTTATGCCAAAGAAGGGGTTTTAATTGTCGCCTTATGCTGGATACTTTGGTCCTTCTTTGGGGCACTTCCTTTTGTTTTTTCAGGACAAATTCCTCACCTCATAGATGCTTTCTTTGAGATCAGTTCAGGCTTTACAACAACAGGTGCCTCTATCTTACCAGATGTCTCTGTCTTATCACATTCTCTACTCTTTTGGCGTAGTTTCACCCACTTAATTGGAGGTATGGGAGTCCTCGTCTTTGCCCTTGCTATCATGGAAAATAATAAAAATAGCCATTTGGAAGTGATGCGAGCAGAAGTTCCTGGTCCTGTCTTTGGTAAAGTTGTCTCTAAATTAAAAGACACGGCACAAATTCTCTATTTACTCTATTTGGCACTTTTTGCTATTTTTGTAGTAATCTATTACCTTGCAGGAATGCCTTTATTTGATAGCTTTATCATCGCCATGGGAACAGCTGGTACAGGAGGCTTTGCAGTTTACAATGATGGTATTGCTCACTATAACAGCTCTCTCATTACGTATCTAGTCAGTTTTGGAGTACTTATCTTTGGAGTAAATTTCAACCTCTACTACTTTTTACTATTGAGAAAATTTAAAGCATTCTTTGGAGATGAAGAATTGCGAACCTATCTCATTATTGTAATATCAACTACTCTTCTCATCTGTTTGAATGTCTTTCATATTTATCAAAATATAGCTAAGACTTTAGAAATTTCTCTTTTCCAAGTAGCGAATATCATCACCACCACTGGTTTTGGTCTTGGTGACATTACCTCTTGGCCACTCTTTTCCCAATTTATTCTCCTCATTCTCATGTGTATAGGAGGTTCTGCCGGATCAACTGCAGGAGGTTTAAAAATTGTTCGTGGCTTAATCTTAGTCCGCATTGCTAAAAATCAAGTTTTATCCACTCTCTCACCAAAACGTGTACTGACCCTGCATGTCAACCATAGCGTGATTGACAAAGATACGCAGCATAAAATCTTAAAATACCTTGTGCTTTATACGATGATTATCATCAGTCTTATTTTCATTGTCAGTCTAGATAATAATAATTTGATGACCGTCGTGAGCGCTGTTCTTAGCTGTTTCAACAACATTGGACCAATGCTTGGTACAACAGAGAGCTTTGCAATCTTTAGTCCAATTTCCAAATTCCTGCTCTCTCTTGCTATGATTGCTGGACGTTTAGAAATTTACCCAATGATTCTGCTCTTTATGCCACAAACTTGGTCCAAACGATAA
- the yidD gene encoding membrane protein insertion efficiency factor YidD, with product MKKVLIALIRFYQKFISPAFPPSCRYQPTCSNYMIQAIEKHGIKGLLMGIARILRCHPWANGGDDPVPDDFSLRRNHSENKETH from the coding sequence ATGAAAAAAGTTCTTATCGCGCTAATCCGTTTTTATCAAAAATTTATCTCACCGGCTTTTCCACCTTCCTGTCGTTATCAGCCAACTTGCTCAAACTACATGATTCAAGCGATAGAAAAACATGGCATCAAGGGTTTGTTGATGGGGATTGCACGTATTTTGCGTTGCCATCCATGGGCGAATGGAGGAGATGATCCTGTACCGGATGATTTTAGCTTGAGACGCAATCACTCAGAAAATAAAGAAACTCACTAG
- a CDS encoding pseudouridine synthase yields MRINKYIAHAGIASRRKAEELIKQGLVTVNGQVIRELATTIKSGDRVEVNGQPIYNEEKVYYLLNKPRGVISSVTDDKGRPTVVDLLPNVTERIYPVGRLDWDTSGALILTNDGDFTDEMIHPRNEIDKVYVARVKGIADKEVLRPLTKGVKIDGKKTKPAVYEILKVDSVKNRSIIQLTIHEGRNHQVKKMFEAVGLQVDKLSRTQFGHLNLTGLRPGEARRLNKKEVSQLHNLAVTKKK; encoded by the coding sequence ATGAGAATCAATAAATATATTGCCCATGCTGGGATTGCTAGTCGTAGAAAAGCAGAAGAATTGATAAAGCAAGGGCTGGTCACTGTAAACGGACAAGTTATTCGTGAATTGGCAACGACGATCAAGTCTGGAGATCGCGTGGAGGTAAATGGTCAGCCAATTTACAATGAAGAAAAAGTGTACTACCTCTTAAATAAGCCACGTGGTGTTATTTCTAGCGTGACAGATGACAAAGGTCGTCCAACAGTAGTTGATTTGTTACCAAATGTCACAGAACGGATTTATCCAGTAGGGAGGCTTGATTGGGATACGTCAGGTGCCTTAATTTTGACAAATGATGGAGATTTTACAGATGAAATGATTCATCCTCGAAATGAGATTGATAAGGTCTATGTCGCTCGTGTCAAGGGGATAGCTGATAAAGAGGTCCTTCGACCGTTGACAAAAGGTGTAAAAATTGATGGTAAGAAAACCAAACCAGCTGTTTATGAAATTCTGAAAGTAGATTCGGTTAAGAATCGTTCGATTATCCAGTTGACGATCCATGAAGGACGAAATCATCAAGTAAAAAAGATGTTTGAGGCTGTTGGTTTGCAAGTAGATAAACTTTCCCGCACGCAATTTGGCCATCTAAATTTAACTGGTCTTCGTCCAGGTGAAGCTCGCCGTCTCAATAAAAAAGAGGTCAGTCAGTTACATAATCTAGCTGTTACAAAGAAAAAATAA
- the scpB gene encoding SMC-Scp complex subunit ScpB, translated as MSKLAEIEALLFVAGEDGLRVRQLADLLSIPPTGVIQSLEKLAEKYRKDEDSSLALLETSNAYKIVTKQDFADLLREYSRAPINQSLSRAALETLSIIAYKQPITRIEVDEIRGVNSSGAISKLQIFDLIRENGKKEVLGRPNLYVTTDYFLDYMGINSIEELPVVEETELITEESQLFVERIEDENQ; from the coding sequence ATGAGTAAATTAGCAGAGATTGAAGCCTTGCTCTTTGTAGCAGGTGAGGACGGCTTGCGTGTCCGTCAACTAGCAGATCTCCTCTCTATACCGCCTACGGGTGTGATACAGAGTTTGGAGAAATTAGCAGAAAAATATCGAAAAGACGAAGATTCAAGTCTTGCTCTATTAGAGACATCGAATGCTTATAAAATTGTTACCAAACAAGATTTCGCTGACCTTTTACGGGAATATTCAAGAGCTCCGATCAATCAAAGTTTATCAAGAGCTGCACTTGAAACCTTGTCGATTATTGCTTACAAGCAGCCCATTACAAGAATTGAAGTGGATGAGATTCGTGGTGTCAATTCTAGTGGTGCAATCTCTAAATTACAGATTTTTGATTTGATTCGCGAAAATGGGAAAAAAGAAGTGCTTGGTCGCCCAAATCTTTATGTGACGACTGATTATTTTTTGGATTATATGGGCATCAATAGTATAGAAGAATTGCCAGTAGTGGAAGAAACAGAGTTAATAACAGAGGAAAGTCAACTATTTGTTGAAAGGATAGAGGATGAGAATCAATAA
- a CDS encoding segregation/condensation protein A — MDIKIKDFEGPLDLLLHLVSRYQMDIYDVPITEVIEQYLAYVATLQAMKLEVTGEYMVMASQLMLIKSRKLLPKVADTVETEENLEQDLLAQIEEYRKFKLLGEKMAEQHEERALYYSKPKIELVYGNAELRHDKTTIDLFLAFSKLMTQKREEFAQNHTTIVKDEYKIEDMMNVIRNRCHLQEKIALQAIFSETKDINEVITLFLATLELVKVQEIQVVQEENFGNIYLMGKRNE; from the coding sequence ATGGACATAAAAATTAAAGATTTTGAAGGCCCGTTGGATTTATTACTTCATTTGGTGTCAAGATACCAAATGGATATCTATGATGTGCCGATTACAGAGGTTATTGAGCAGTACTTAGCTTATGTAGCGACCCTTCAAGCTATGAAGTTAGAAGTGACAGGTGAATATATGGTCATGGCGAGTCAGCTCATGTTGATTAAAAGTCGGAAGCTCTTGCCAAAAGTGGCGGATACCGTAGAAACTGAAGAGAATCTGGAGCAAGATTTACTTGCTCAAATCGAAGAATATCGGAAATTCAAATTGTTAGGTGAGAAAATGGCAGAGCAGCATGAAGAACGGGCTCTTTATTACTCCAAGCCTAAAATCGAATTGGTATATGGAAATGCTGAGTTACGTCATGACAAAACAACGATTGATTTGTTTCTGGCCTTTTCAAAGTTGATGACACAAAAAAGAGAAGAATTTGCTCAAAACCACACAACCATTGTCAAAGACGAATATAAAATTGAAGACATGATGAATGTAATACGCAATCGTTGCCATCTACAAGAAAAAATTGCTCTTCAAGCGATCTTCTCAGAAACAAAAGATATAAATGAAGTCATTACTCTATTTTTAGCAACATTGGAATTGGTAAAAGTGCAAGAAATTCAAGTGGTGCAGGAAGAAAATTTTGGGAATATTTATCTAATGGGAAAAAGAAATGAGTAA